The Amycolatopsis coloradensis sequence AATTCGTGCGGACGACGGTCCAGCGGCTGCCGTGGCAGGACAAGCGGTTCGACGTCGCCGTCTGCGTCTGGGTGCTGATGCATGTACTGGACGACGACGAGATCGCCGAAGCGTGCCGGGCGATCGCCGCGTCGGCCCGTCATCTCGTTCTCGTGGAATACGAGGAAGCGGACATCCCCGTCGGCAGGTTCTCGCGGTTGCGGACCGTCGAGGAGTACCTGGCCCTGCTCCCGGGCGCCCGCCTGCTCGAACGGCACGACCTGCATTACGGAGGTGACCGGTCCTTCGCCGCGTTGATCGCGTTGGACTATCGGCGATGACGACAGTGGCCGCCACTCGCGGCAAGGCGTATTTCCGGCTCGCGAAACTCGACATCGTCGACTACTACCTCGGCGTGGTCGTGGTGTGGACGCTGCTCGCGCCGGCGGCGAGGTTCGACAGCGGAGTCCTGGCCTCTGTCGGCGTGTTCCTGCTCGGCGAGGTCTTCGTGATCGCGGCGATGGTCGCCCTCGACGATCTCACGGGATACCGGG is a genomic window containing:
- a CDS encoding class I SAM-dependent methyltransferase; the encoded protein is MQQITRTPAPSEVAEEWHRRAERAGLSRVMRASQPAELAAETTIRTIRLVTGLLRSLGDVGAALEIGCGMGRLTPAIAARARTVTAIDMTPRMLALARENCAHLSTVEFVRTTVQRLPWQDKRFDVAVCVWVLMHVLDDDEIAEACRAIAASARHLVLVEYEEADIPVGRFSRLRTVEEYLALLPGARLLERHDLHYGGDRSFAALIALDYRR